One window of the Onychostoma macrolepis isolate SWU-2019 chromosome 21, ASM1243209v1, whole genome shotgun sequence genome contains the following:
- the LOC131528571 gene encoding trichohyalin-like — MGASESRARALSEAQKRDLERKERELNETREKERVIELDESTMELDKSSMAPDIRERDLERREADLERRLMDLNRPMCWFLSEMVLGKKEMEQDIKETKLEKRAMDPDIRVRQPEKRVMEADIRERELEKRAMDLDRRAMDLDGRLMDLHVELNRRATEMDIRQREMEKRAERRQTELDRRLMDLHVWSDKLYIRNRKEMELDGIEIELKKREMEPDIREIQMKRKEMELYIKEREMERRANEMERRESEMDRRKSEMDRSETELYRRERELDRRERELDRRAEGMKPVRSSSNELDHPNMSESEKSPTCLNGHLSEGFSKIPVKDEYNRSTDSSTDQ, encoded by the exons ATGGGGGCCTCGGAG TCACGTGCAAGAGCTCTATCTGAGGCACAAAAGAGGGACCtggagagaaaagagagagaactGAATGAAACCAGGGAAAAGGAGAGAGTGATAGAACTGGATGAAAGTACGATGGAACTGGATAAAAGTTCAATGGCTCCAGAtattagagagagagatctGGAGAGAAGAGAGGCAGATCTGGAGAGAAGACTGATGGACCTGAATAGACCGATGTGCTGGTTTTTAAGTGAGATGGTACTGGGAAAAAAAGAGATGGAACAAGATATAAAAGAGACAAAGCTGGAGAAAAGAGCAATGGATCCAGATATTAGAGTGAGACAACCGGAGAAGAGAGTGATGGAAGCAGAtattagagagagagaactgGAGAAAAGAGCAATGGACCTGGATAGAAGAGCGATGGATCTGGATGGAAGACTGATGGACCTGCATGTGGAACTGAATAGAAGAGCGACCGAAATGGATATTAGACAGAGAGAAATGGAGAAAAGAGCAGAGAGAAGACAGACCGAACTGGATAGAAGACTGATGGACCTGCATGTATGGTCAGATAAGCTGtatataagaaacagaaaagaaatgGAACTGGATGGAATAGAGATagaactgaagaaaagagagatGGAACCAGATATTAGAGAGATACAAATGAAGAGAAAAGAGATGGAACTCTAtattaaagagagagaaatggagaGAAGAGCGAACGAAATGGAGAGAAGAGAGAGCGAAATGGATAGAAGAAAAAGCGAAATGGATAGAAGTGAAACCGAACTGTatagaagagagagagaactagatagaagagagagagaactggATAGAAGGGCAGAAGGAATGAAACCTGTGCGAAGTAGCAGCAATGAGTTAGATCATCCTAACA TGTCTGAAAGTGAGAAATCTCCAACCTGCCTGAATGGACACTTAAGCGAAGGATTTTCCAAGATTCCAGTGAAGGATGAGTACAACCGATCAACTGATTCATCAACTGATCAATGA